The DNA sequence GACGCGTGTCGCGAGATGGTCTTGACGTTCGGCCGTCCGAGGAGGTCGAGTTCCTCGACGAGAGCCGCCGCGAAGTCCTCGATACCGGTTGGAAACCGCTTCAGGACCAGAATATCGGTCACGTCGTAGCCGCGATCGGTGAGCAGTTCCTCGTACACCGTCGCCACCTGCGAGACCAGCGTGCCGCCTTCGAACGGGAGGATTCGCAGGTCGCCCCGTAGCGGGGCCGACTCAGCGGCCATGCTCCGGCGGCGATCGGCTCGTGTCACTGCGGGGACCGTACATATGCCGCCAAATCGGAAGGTCTCGATAAATAGTTTGTGGACCGGTGACAGTCCGATCGATCGGGCCCGTCGGCGATCCGTCACCCGGCCGGGGGATCCGATTCCGGGTCACCGGCATCGTCGACGACGTCGAACTCGGTCGACCCACACGAACAGCCGTCCTGTCCGATGATTCGCGTTTCGCCGTCCGGCCACTGTCGCGCAGCGTAGACGGAGTCACACGCCGTACACGCCGCGAGCACTCGTCGCACGTCGTCGTTGTGCGCCATCGCTGTCGGCCGGCTACGTATACCAGTGAAATGAACGTTTCTACTCGCAAAGATGAGACCGTACTGCCACGTTCTGCCGGGGGAGCCGTCCGCGAGCGTAATCGGTCGTCGCCGCCGGGAAAGCGCGCCTCGCGTTCGTTATCGCGACGAGTGTGGCTTTCCTGTCAATTCGACGCTCCGGTATCGAAAGTCGATCGATCGGCCGACTGCAGTGCGGACTCGATCGCGGCCCCGATCGACCGCTGGGCCGATCGAACGGCCCCTCACAGCAGCAGGGAGAGGACGGCGAGGACCAGGAACACCAGGACGAGCCACTTCCCGATCGCCATGCTGAGTCCGGCGACGCCGCCCGCGCCGAGTGCGCCCGCGATGATCGCGATCACGAAGAACAGCAGTGCGAGTTCTAACATGTCCTTACAGAGGATAGTGTGTCGGAAGTGAGTTGAGCATGCACACGCCGCCCGTGCGGTCCCGTCCCGACCGATCCGGCCTGGGGCTCTGCCCTCGGGTGCGCGACCGACGCTGTAACCCGGTTCCGCGACCGAACCCGTGTCGCGGACACCGGTGGGGTCTCGTCGGTGATGCTCCTGCGGGTCGCGGACTGGGACCGTACGGAAACGACCGAAAGAACGGGACACGAACGCGGACTCGCCGACCGCATGCGTTCCGATGGGACGACCTCGAGGTGCTCGGCGATGCGTTACTCGTTGAGGTGGCCGCGATACCCCTTGGGTTCGAACCCGCGGCGGCAGATCACGCGCTTGCGACCGACGGTGATCGCGCTGATCTGGTCGTCGTCTTCCATCCGATCGATGACTGCCTCGAG is a window from the Halosolutus amylolyticus genome containing:
- a CDS encoding DUF1328 family protein, with amino-acid sequence MLELALLFFVIAIIAGALGAGGVAGLSMAIGKWLVLVFLVLAVLSLLL